The following proteins are co-located in the Wenzhouxiangella marina genome:
- a CDS encoding ELM1/GtrOC1 family putative glycosyltransferase — protein MALLIQRIARGLTPALFSADRPPARQNRPDRIVLGVKPGQRPSDKPPVRIFLGTERGQFRAEHVFLWSIEKHRDPARIYEIYLLRDLKGFRRSFWLTGFTNYRFAIPEFAGFEGRAIYNDADQVYLTDPAELFDTDMAKAGFLSINDRDTSVMLIDCKRMAEVWNPHDVRRLKRKALEARARQARLWGDLDDGWNARDSEYSPGESKLVHFTTLHTQPWQPFPGQFVYYPNPTHPLWPELEAEALSRDFMPVSATRPSRDWPRTKLKLSSRDDGESIQALLSASRHERQQASITVRDWLTEIPDADVPWVLSRLFASTPELTVNLTEPFSNRTRYRRTAHFWLQQLQMASRRHPNTRWLLNHRSGLSGAVTCSGGPADEGDILVLLHRKPGHNQQARAIAEELGRQTGRPVREHRIESTEAGFAIGRLFGRSPEPPELDTISIVVAGGWLPTRYARALARQRPRLRLILSGRKAGPPPEHGGVVIQCRHFGLPAAPRRLLSLLPLNRGQADHGGAREAWSEWLEAPRRAALLIGGASKSHRFSADDARRLAATASAWAAEQKARLLVVTSRRSLNRIGELKAALGEADLLYVFQPGDENNPYRLALEHSDELVVTGESESMLADAASRGKGFLVWPLSRRPDGAWSRLSRAIADKATRPRFNRRGSIRPQQGLTYLCARWVERNWILPPRDTNALLKALYDQGLAAPFGQPAPASFRPSSECEALVRQARGLLAIQSRAEAADAAAQLTLI, from the coding sequence ATGGCATTGCTCATCCAACGCATCGCACGGGGGCTTACACCGGCCCTGTTCAGCGCGGACCGTCCACCGGCACGTCAGAACCGACCGGACCGCATCGTGCTGGGCGTCAAGCCCGGTCAACGACCCTCGGACAAGCCGCCGGTCCGGATCTTTCTCGGGACCGAACGCGGGCAGTTCCGCGCCGAACACGTCTTCCTGTGGTCGATCGAGAAGCATCGGGACCCTGCCCGGATCTACGAGATCTACCTGCTCCGGGACCTCAAGGGCTTCCGGCGGAGCTTCTGGCTGACCGGCTTCACCAATTACCGTTTTGCCATTCCGGAGTTCGCCGGATTCGAAGGCCGGGCCATCTACAACGATGCCGATCAGGTCTACCTGACCGATCCGGCCGAACTGTTCGACACGGACATGGCCAAGGCCGGGTTCCTGTCGATCAATGATCGTGACACCTCGGTCATGCTGATCGACTGCAAGCGCATGGCCGAGGTCTGGAACCCACACGACGTGCGCCGTCTCAAGCGCAAGGCGCTCGAAGCGCGAGCCCGCCAGGCCCGCCTCTGGGGCGATCTCGACGATGGCTGGAACGCACGCGACAGCGAGTACAGCCCCGGCGAGTCGAAGCTGGTTCATTTCACCACTCTGCACACGCAGCCCTGGCAGCCGTTTCCGGGTCAGTTCGTCTACTACCCGAACCCGACCCACCCACTCTGGCCCGAGCTGGAGGCCGAGGCCCTGTCCAGGGACTTCATGCCGGTCTCGGCCACCCGTCCGTCGCGGGACTGGCCGAGGACGAAGCTGAAGCTGTCCTCCCGGGATGATGGAGAAAGCATCCAGGCCCTGCTGTCCGCCAGCCGCCACGAACGGCAGCAGGCCTCGATCACGGTCCGGGACTGGCTGACGGAGATCCCCGACGCCGACGTGCCCTGGGTGCTGTCGAGACTGTTCGCCTCGACGCCCGAGCTGACCGTCAACCTGACTGAACCGTTCAGCAATCGCACCCGATACCGCCGGACCGCACACTTCTGGCTGCAGCAGCTGCAGATGGCCAGCCGCCGCCACCCGAACACGCGCTGGCTACTGAATCATCGCAGCGGGCTCTCGGGCGCGGTCACCTGCAGCGGCGGCCCGGCCGACGAGGGCGATATCCTGGTCCTGCTGCATCGCAAGCCCGGACACAATCAACAGGCCCGGGCGATCGCCGAGGAACTCGGCCGACAGACCGGCAGACCGGTGCGCGAGCACCGCATCGAATCCACTGAAGCGGGCTTCGCGATCGGACGCCTGTTCGGGCGCAGTCCCGAACCACCCGAGCTGGACACGATCTCGATCGTGGTCGCCGGCGGCTGGCTTCCGACGCGTTACGCACGAGCGCTGGCCAGACAGCGTCCTCGCCTGCGTCTGATCCTGAGCGGCCGCAAGGCCGGCCCGCCTCCCGAGCACGGGGGTGTCGTGATCCAGTGCCGCCATTTCGGCCTGCCCGCTGCCCCGCGTCGTCTCCTCAGCCTGCTGCCGCTCAACCGCGGCCAGGCCGATCATGGAGGCGCGCGGGAGGCCTGGTCCGAGTGGCTGGAGGCACCGCGCCGCGCTGCCCTGCTGATCGGCGGCGCCTCGAAGTCGCACCGCTTCTCGGCCGACGACGCCCGCCGCCTGGCAGCCACGGCCTCGGCCTGGGCGGCGGAACAGAAGGCCCGCCTGCTGGTCGTCACCAGCCGTCGATCCCTGAATCGGATCGGCGAGCTGAAGGCGGCACTCGGCGAGGCGGATCTGCTCTATGTCTTCCAGCCGGGCGACGAGAACAATCCCTACCGTCTGGCCCTGGAACACAGCGACGAGCTGGTCGTCACCGGCGAGAGCGAATCCATGCTCGCCGACGCCGCCAGTCGCGGCAAGGGATTCCTCGTCTGGCCGCTGTCTCGCCGCCCCGATGGAGCCTGGTCCCGCCTGAGTCGGGCGATCGCCGACAAGGCCACGCGCCCACGCTTCAATCGGCGCGGCAGCATTCGTCCCCAGCAGGGCCTGACCTATCTTTGCGCCCGCTGGGTCGAGCGGAACTGGATCCTGCCGCCACGCGATACGAACGCCCTGCTCAAGGCGCTGTACGATCAGGGCCTGGCCGCGCCATTCGGCCAGCCTGCCCCGGCGTCCTTCCGCCCGAGCAGCGAATGCGAGGCCCTGGTCCGCCAGGCACGTGGCCTGCTGGCCATCCAATCCAGGGCAGAAGCCGCTGACGCCGCCGCCCAACTCACCCTGATCTGA
- a CDS encoding lysophospholipid acyltransferase family protein, producing the protein MTLRQFRRRMGFHLLRLLAAVQARRGMAAVRRSGDRLGRWHHRFAFQQRRSLRRQLERLFDRPAGDPQCRQWLESAYRLSDRAILEVLAMYSGHLTPAEVAEGCEVTGLDVLGKALEQGRGVLLLGWHMGNGVAMATHLAERGYPVSVVHRESNKIQPGFYARGIPRMGLNAIPAQPAAVGVRQMLKTLKGGGIIYILMDQGIKRGVEQRFLNKRMPMPPGPAELARRTGCEILSARLCGVEPNWRFEIHQEATLDKNEPLEQSVEKLTRIMEAPILEHPEWWSWHQRRWARYPFISD; encoded by the coding sequence ATGACGCTTAGACAGTTCCGCCGGCGAATGGGCTTTCACCTGCTGCGGCTCCTTGCCGCAGTGCAGGCCCGACGAGGCATGGCGGCGGTCCGCCGCAGCGGGGATCGGCTGGGCCGATGGCACCACCGATTCGCGTTCCAGCAGCGCCGCTCGTTGAGACGTCAGCTGGAACGGCTGTTCGACCGGCCCGCGGGCGATCCGCAGTGCCGACAGTGGCTGGAAAGTGCCTATCGACTCAGCGACCGGGCGATCCTCGAAGTGCTGGCCATGTATTCCGGTCATCTCACGCCGGCCGAGGTCGCCGAGGGCTGCGAAGTCACCGGACTGGACGTGCTGGGCAAGGCCCTCGAACAGGGCCGCGGCGTGCTGCTGCTGGGCTGGCACATGGGCAACGGCGTGGCCATGGCGACCCACCTGGCCGAACGGGGCTACCCCGTGTCCGTCGTTCACCGCGAATCGAACAAGATCCAGCCCGGCTTCTACGCCCGCGGCATTCCGCGCATGGGCCTGAACGCGATCCCCGCCCAACCCGCGGCCGTCGGTGTTCGACAGATGCTCAAGACCCTCAAGGGCGGCGGCATCATCTACATCCTGATGGATCAGGGCATCAAGCGCGGTGTCGAACAGCGGTTTCTGAACAAGCGGATGCCGATGCCGCCCGGCCCGGCCGAGCTGGCCCGTCGAACGGGCTGCGAGATTCTCAGCGCGCGTCTGTGCGGCGTCGAACCCAACTGGCGCTTCGAGATTCACCAGGAAGCGACGCTCGACAAGAACGAGCCACTGGAACAAAGCGTGGAAAAATTGACTCGGATCATGGAAGCACCCATTCTCGAGCATCCAGAATGGTGGTCCTGGCACCAGCGTCGCTGGGCCCGTTACCCTTTCATCAGCGATTGA
- a CDS encoding ABC transporter ATP-binding protein — protein sequence MSKPSSSTVATLTQGGAASMLLAFARAYPGRTALALLALIIAGVLDGLGLSMILGMLNLATGTDEEPSAPEQAALEVVAWLGIEPTTTSLLTLGVVLIAVKAAIVLLANRQVGYTVAHVATDLRLRLIRAVTASRWRYYLSQPVGKLSNAVATEAHRASEGFFHGAVMATQGINALIYASLALMISLKASLIALAFGGFLLGLLHFLVRTAGRAGRDQTGLMSSMLAVMTDQLGAVKPLKAMAREEHIDALMSSQTRDLKTALRHQVLSKAGLQALQEPLLAILVGIGFFYFLVQMNLPMATVMMMIFLIARSVNHLAKAQRSLQHMAISESAYWSLRQTIEEAEAEREPPRGHRTPSLEQGIEFDHVRFAYDREPVVDGLSFRIPAGQLTVLTGPSGSGKTTIIDLAAGLLHADSGRVLIDGQPLDEIDHRQWRRMIGYVPQDPLLINDTLLRNLTLGEDGIPRERILAAIEQADAGEFVRALPDGLDTVLGERGGRLSGGQRQRLAIARALIHQPRLLILDEATSSLDEVAESAVVETVQHLKGQLTLLAVSHDRALVDIADQVIRLEPASSQGKAEAGDDA from the coding sequence ATGAGCAAACCGTCGAGTTCCACCGTGGCCACGCTGACGCAAGGCGGTGCTGCGAGCATGTTGCTGGCCTTCGCCAGGGCCTATCCGGGGCGCACGGCCCTGGCCCTGCTGGCCCTGATCATCGCCGGTGTCCTCGACGGCCTGGGCCTGTCGATGATCCTCGGCATGCTCAACCTGGCCACCGGCACCGACGAGGAGCCCTCCGCGCCTGAACAGGCCGCACTGGAGGTGGTCGCCTGGCTGGGCATCGAACCGACCACCACCAGCCTGCTGACCCTGGGTGTGGTGCTGATCGCGGTCAAGGCGGCCATCGTGCTGCTCGCCAATCGTCAGGTCGGCTACACCGTGGCGCACGTGGCCACGGACCTGCGCCTGCGCCTGATCCGCGCCGTCACCGCGAGTCGCTGGCGCTACTACCTCAGTCAGCCGGTCGGAAAGCTGTCCAACGCGGTGGCCACCGAGGCCCATCGCGCCTCCGAGGGCTTCTTTCACGGCGCGGTGATGGCCACCCAGGGCATCAACGCCCTGATCTACGCCAGCCTTGCCCTGATGATCTCGCTCAAGGCGAGCCTGATCGCCCTGGCCTTCGGGGGCTTCCTGCTGGGCCTGCTGCATTTTCTCGTGCGAACGGCCGGTCGCGCCGGCCGCGATCAGACCGGACTGATGAGTTCCATGCTGGCCGTGATGACCGACCAGCTCGGCGCGGTCAAACCCCTCAAGGCCATGGCCCGCGAAGAGCACATCGACGCGCTCATGTCGAGCCAGACCCGGGATCTGAAAACCGCCCTTCGCCATCAGGTCCTGTCGAAGGCGGGTCTCCAGGCCCTCCAGGAACCGCTGCTGGCGATCCTGGTCGGCATCGGCTTCTTCTACTTCCTCGTGCAGATGAACCTGCCGATGGCCACGGTGATGATGATGATCTTCCTCATCGCCCGCTCCGTGAACCACCTGGCCAAGGCGCAGCGCTCGCTGCAGCACATGGCCATCAGCGAGTCGGCCTACTGGTCGCTGCGCCAGACCATCGAAGAGGCCGAAGCGGAACGCGAACCGCCGCGCGGCCATCGCACGCCCAGCCTCGAGCAGGGCATCGAGTTCGACCACGTTCGCTTCGCCTACGATCGCGAACCGGTCGTCGATGGCCTGAGCTTCCGCATCCCGGCCGGCCAACTGACCGTTTTGACCGGCCCATCGGGCTCCGGCAAGACGACGATCATCGACCTGGCTGCCGGTCTGCTGCACGCCGATTCGGGTCGGGTGCTGATCGATGGTCAGCCCCTCGACGAGATCGACCACCGACAGTGGCGGCGGATGATCGGCTACGTCCCGCAGGACCCATTGCTGATCAATGACACCCTGCTCAGAAACCTCACGCTCGGCGAAGACGGCATCCCGCGAGAGCGAATTCTCGCCGCCATCGAACAGGCCGATGCGGGGGAGTTCGTCCGCGCCCTGCCCGACGGCCTCGACACGGTGCTCGGCGAACGCGGCGGCCGCCTCTCCGGTGGCCAGCGCCAGCGTCTGGCGATCGCACGCGCCCTGATTCATCAGCCTCGCCTGCTGATCCTCGACGAGGCGACCTCGAGCCTCGACGAGGTGGCCGAATCCGCGGTCGTCGAGACCGTCCAGCACCTCAAGGGCCAACTGACCCTGCTGGCCGTCAGCCATGATCGGGCGCTGGTCGACATCGCCGATCAGGTGATCCGCCTCGAACCCGCATCCTCGCAAGGCAAGGCCGAGGCCGGCGATGACGCTTAG
- a CDS encoding diacylglycerol/lipid kinase family protein encodes MVSTAPLDESQRPLPATAPPRLLINPRSFRMSLAGRADRLRAMARRHGLELIEAETPEAMRAAVRAAIDDSPSILAVSGGDGTVQAVITDLAELSDESQRPPLLVLGGGRTNYTARDLGTHADPLRQLERAIEQPESLRTTVRHSLIVRQSGQNDRHGFFIAGARVNDVIRDCHRYRSGGRGWLRQGHASSAWRVMQLGVRRLFGGLPFPPTELSVDAEDLGRLDGRIRILLLTTLQHPGAWIDPYADRGQGELRLDAIGANARRFWLRLPKAASGHFSASMQPEQGYLSGRCERVEIKGIEQICLDGQEHDYRKDLPLDILTGPAFRFLQP; translated from the coding sequence TTGGTTTCCACCGCCCCTCTGGATGAATCGCAGCGTCCGCTCCCGGCCACGGCGCCGCCGCGCCTGCTCATCAATCCGCGCAGCTTCCGCATGAGCCTCGCCGGCCGGGCCGATCGCCTCCGGGCAATGGCTCGCAGGCACGGGCTGGAGCTGATCGAAGCCGAGACGCCAGAAGCCATGCGGGCGGCGGTGCGGGCGGCGATCGACGACTCGCCGTCGATTCTGGCCGTCAGCGGCGGCGACGGCACGGTGCAGGCCGTCATCACCGATCTGGCCGAGCTGTCCGACGAGTCGCAGCGCCCGCCCCTGCTCGTGCTTGGCGGTGGTCGCACGAACTACACGGCTCGCGACCTGGGCACGCACGCGGATCCGCTGCGCCAGCTGGAACGCGCGATCGAGCAGCCCGAGTCACTCCGGACCACGGTTCGCCACAGCCTGATCGTCCGCCAGTCCGGGCAGAACGACCGACACGGCTTCTTCATCGCCGGCGCGCGGGTCAACGACGTCATCCGGGATTGCCACCGTTACCGCAGCGGCGGGCGCGGCTGGCTGCGCCAGGGTCATGCATCGTCGGCCTGGCGCGTCATGCAGCTCGGCGTCCGCCGATTGTTCGGCGGCCTGCCCTTCCCACCGACGGAGCTGTCCGTCGATGCCGAGGACCTGGGACGTCTCGATGGCCGAATCCGGATTCTGCTGCTGACCACTCTGCAGCACCCGGGCGCCTGGATCGACCCTTACGCCGACCGCGGTCAGGGCGAATTGCGCCTGGATGCCATCGGCGCGAACGCCCGGCGTTTCTGGCTACGTCTGCCCAAAGCCGCCAGCGGGCATTTCTCGGCGTCCATGCAGCCCGAGCAGGGCTACCTGAGCGGACGCTGTGAGCGGGTCGAGATCAAGGGCATCGAGCAGATCTGCCTCGATGGGCAGGAACACGACTACCGCAAGGACCTGCCGCTCGACATCCTCACCGGCCCGGCCTTCAGGTTTCTGCAGCCGTGA
- a CDS encoding fatty acid desaturase family protein, with product MTQVTVPTAGPLTPEEERQWIRAAHQEVADLFGHRPVLYWADLLLSAAAAWSGTVLYFMATPFSGWQLLGLLVAGIAFYRAGTFMHEIIHMPRGVLVNFRRAWNLLIGVPLLMPWVLYRNHIGHHTRAHFGTPDDGEYLPLAAAPLRDTLLYLVKVPLLSLMAFARFAIAAPLSWLIPPLRRWLLERGSAYVSNPYYRKPFPKKDRRHLLIVEALCLAWVLFWVGMTVFGPVEPIHWLMAWVLHAFTLGLNWVRNLAAHRYDNPGQAMSHIAQLQDAVNITGQTWLTCWLFPVGLRYHALHHLFPGLPYHSMGEAHRRLVDRFGPDSPYAAANHSSFFRVVGQLLRSASDTRPEASAIAVWRAAGRAPASGRMAG from the coding sequence ATGACTCAAGTGACCGTCCCGACCGCAGGCCCGCTGACTCCCGAAGAAGAGCGGCAGTGGATTCGCGCTGCGCACCAGGAAGTGGCGGATCTGTTCGGGCATCGCCCGGTCCTGTACTGGGCCGATCTGTTGCTGAGCGCCGCCGCGGCCTGGAGCGGCACCGTGCTGTACTTCATGGCCACGCCCTTCTCCGGCTGGCAGCTGCTGGGCCTGCTGGTGGCCGGCATCGCGTTCTACCGCGCCGGCACCTTCATGCACGAGATCATCCACATGCCCCGAGGCGTGCTGGTGAACTTCCGGCGCGCCTGGAACCTGTTGATCGGCGTGCCCCTGCTGATGCCCTGGGTGCTCTATCGCAATCACATCGGCCATCACACACGAGCCCACTTCGGCACGCCGGACGACGGCGAGTACCTGCCCCTGGCCGCTGCCCCGCTGCGCGACACCCTGCTCTACCTGGTGAAGGTGCCACTGCTGTCGCTGATGGCCTTTGCCCGCTTCGCGATCGCCGCGCCCCTGTCCTGGCTGATTCCCCCGCTGCGGCGCTGGCTTCTCGAGCGGGGCTCGGCCTATGTGTCGAATCCCTACTACCGCAAGCCCTTTCCGAAGAAGGACCGACGACACCTGTTGATCGTCGAGGCCCTGTGTCTGGCCTGGGTGCTGTTCTGGGTCGGCATGACCGTCTTCGGACCCGTCGAGCCCATTCACTGGCTGATGGCCTGGGTGCTGCACGCCTTCACCCTGGGCCTGAACTGGGTCCGGAATCTGGCGGCGCATCGTTACGACAACCCCGGTCAGGCCATGAGTCACATCGCCCAGCTGCAGGATGCGGTCAACATCACCGGTCAGACCTGGCTGACCTGCTGGCTGTTCCCGGTCGGTCTGCGCTACCACGCCCTGCACCATCTCTTCCCGGGCCTGCCCTACCACAGCATGGGCGAGGCCCATCGCCGCCTGGTCGATCGCTTCGGGCCGGATTCGCCCTACGCGGCGGCCAACCACTCCAGCTTCTTCCGCGTGGTCGGTCAGTTGCTGCGTTCGGCCAGCGACACCCGACCCGAAGCCTCCGCGATCGCGGTCTGGCGGGCAGCGGGCCGGGCGCCCGCATCCGGTAGAATGGCGGGCTGA
- a CDS encoding response regulator has product MIDIVIVDDHDVVRSGLSGLLSDDPGFDVVGEAATGEQGIRLARELEPDIVLMDVELPGCSGLEATARIRRASQRVRVVVLTAHAEPPLPARLLEVGASGFLSKSSPAEELLTALRAVSRGERYLAADIAQQLALSMLPGTPDTPFEGLTPRELEVALMLAQGMRVKAIGEVMNLSPKTVATHKYRVYDKTRVSSEVELLRLALRYGLMNIDPVH; this is encoded by the coding sequence ATGATCGATATTGTAATCGTTGACGATCACGATGTGGTTCGCAGCGGCCTGAGCGGCTTGCTGAGCGACGATCCGGGCTTCGATGTAGTTGGAGAGGCGGCCACCGGCGAGCAGGGCATCCGCCTGGCCCGTGAGCTCGAGCCGGACATCGTGTTGATGGACGTGGAACTCCCGGGCTGCTCGGGCCTCGAGGCCACGGCCAGGATCCGCAGGGCTTCGCAGCGGGTGCGGGTGGTCGTACTGACCGCCCACGCCGAGCCGCCCCTGCCAGCGCGCCTGCTGGAGGTGGGTGCCAGCGGCTTCCTGTCGAAATCGAGCCCCGCCGAAGAGCTCCTGACCGCCCTCCGGGCCGTGTCCCGGGGCGAGCGCTACCTGGCGGCCGATATCGCGCAGCAACTGGCCCTGTCGATGCTGCCGGGCACCCCCGACACCCCCTTCGAAGGCCTGACCCCGCGCGAGCTCGAAGTGGCGCTCATGCTGGCCCAGGGCATGCGCGTCAAGGCCATCGGCGAGGTCATGAACCTGAGCCCGAAAACAGTAGCCACGCACAAGTACCGGGTGTACGATAAGACCCGCGTGAGCAGCGAAGTCGAGCTGCTGCGCCTGGCCCTGCGGTACGGCTTGATGAACATCGATCCCGTTCACTGA